In the Mycolicibacter sp. MU0102 genome, one interval contains:
- the mtr gene encoding mycothione reductase: protein MESYDLAIIGTGSGNSILDERYANKRVAICEQGTFGGTCLNVGCIPTKMFVYAAEVAKTVTEASRYGIDAHIDGVRWDEIVSRVFGRIDPIAAGGEQYRRSLPNVDVYGEHTRFGPVGSDGRYLLLTAGGEQFSAEQVVIAAGSRSAIPPAIADSGARYYTSDDIMRIAELPEHLVIVGGGFIAAEFAHVFSALGVRVTVVIRGSTLLRHCDETVAERFTRIAAAKWELRTHCNVVAARNDGSGVVVELDDGSVLRADAMLVATGRVPNGDLLDAEQAGVTIAGGRVSVDKYQRTSARGVFALGDVSSPYELKHVANHEARVVQHNLLCDWDDVDSMRITDHRYVPAAVFTDPQIAAVGLTETQALAKGLDISVKIQDYSDVAYGWAMEDSTGFAKLIAERGTGRLLGAHIMGYQASSIIQPLIQAMSFGLTAPEMARGQYWIHPALPEVVENALLGLE from the coding sequence ATGGAGAGCTACGACCTGGCGATCATCGGAACCGGTTCGGGCAACAGCATTCTCGACGAGCGCTACGCGAACAAGCGGGTGGCGATCTGCGAACAGGGCACTTTCGGCGGCACCTGCCTCAATGTGGGCTGCATCCCGACCAAGATGTTCGTCTACGCCGCCGAGGTCGCCAAGACGGTGACCGAAGCGTCGCGCTACGGCATTGATGCCCACATCGACGGTGTGCGCTGGGACGAGATCGTCTCGCGGGTATTCGGGCGGATCGACCCGATCGCCGCAGGCGGTGAGCAGTATCGCCGCAGCCTGCCGAACGTGGACGTCTACGGCGAGCACACCCGATTCGGGCCGGTGGGCTCCGACGGCCGCTACTTGCTGCTCACCGCGGGAGGTGAACAGTTCAGCGCCGAGCAGGTAGTGATCGCCGCCGGGTCACGCTCGGCGATCCCGCCCGCCATCGCCGACAGCGGGGCGCGCTACTACACCAGCGACGACATCATGCGGATCGCCGAGCTGCCCGAGCATCTGGTGATCGTGGGCGGGGGCTTCATCGCCGCCGAGTTCGCCCACGTGTTCTCCGCCTTGGGTGTCCGGGTCACGGTGGTGATCCGCGGCTCGACATTGCTGCGGCACTGCGACGAGACAGTAGCGGAACGGTTCACCCGGATCGCCGCGGCCAAGTGGGAGCTGCGTACGCACTGCAACGTGGTCGCGGCGCGCAACGATGGGAGCGGTGTCGTCGTGGAGCTCGACGACGGCTCGGTTCTGCGGGCCGACGCGATGCTGGTCGCCACCGGGCGGGTGCCCAACGGCGACTTGTTGGACGCCGAGCAGGCCGGTGTCACCATCGCCGGCGGGCGGGTAAGCGTCGACAAATACCAACGAACCTCGGCGCGCGGCGTTTTCGCGCTCGGCGATGTGTCTTCACCGTATGAGCTCAAGCATGTCGCCAACCACGAAGCCAGGGTGGTGCAACACAACCTGCTGTGCGACTGGGATGACGTGGACTCGATGCGGATCACCGACCACCGCTATGTTCCGGCCGCGGTCTTCACCGATCCGCAGATCGCCGCGGTCGGCTTGACCGAAACACAGGCATTGGCAAAGGGTCTCGACATCTCGGTGAAGATCCAGGATTACAGTGACGTCGCCTACGGCTGGGCGATGGAGGACAGCACCGGATTTGCCAAACTCATCGCCGAACGCGGCACCGGACGGCTGCTTGGCGCGCACATCATGGGCTACCAGGCGTCGTCGATCATCCAACCGCTGATCCAGGCGATGAGTTTCGGTCTCACCGCGCCGGAGATGGCCCGCGGTCAATACTGGATCCACCCGGCGCTGCCCGAGGTCGTCGAGAACGCGCTGCTTGGGCTGGAGTGA
- a CDS encoding acyl-CoA dehydrogenase, whose amino-acid sequence MKSTLLSRQDLDFLLFDWLHVEELTGRDRFSEHSRETFADTLDLCEQLASRYFAPHNKKSDAHEPTFDGTKVTIIGEVKEALAACAEAELIGMAMDYRLGGAQLPATVAQAGFAWLFAANVSTAGYPMLTMANANLLAKFGSEEQITAFVKPMIAGRFFGTMCLSETQAGSSLADITTRANRCADGTFRLFGSKMWISGGEHELTENIVHLVLAKIPGGPAGTKGISLFIVPKYLVNPDGTLGERNDVVLAGLNHKMGYRGITNTVLNFGEGVHQPGGEAGAVGYLVGDEHRGLTYMFHMMNEARLGVGMGAIALGYTGYLKSLEYARSRPQGRPATTKDPAAPQVAIIEHADVKRMLLAQKSYVEGALALALYCARLVDVQNAAESDAEREHATALLDILTPIAKSWPSQWCLAANDLAIQVHGGYGYTREYDVEQHYRDNRLNPIHEGTHGIQSLDLLGRKVVQRDGASLAALHGAMSESIAAAHRAGGDVADMAAQLDAVVQRLMAVTAGMFAAGDIDAALANSAIYLEAFGHVVIAWIWLEQLLAAEGRTGDFFDGKRQAARYFFRYELPKTGPQLDLLESLDRTTLEMRPEWF is encoded by the coding sequence ATGAAGTCCACCCTGCTGTCGCGGCAAGACCTCGATTTCCTGCTGTTCGACTGGCTGCACGTCGAGGAACTGACCGGACGGGACCGGTTCTCCGAGCACTCTCGGGAGACCTTCGCCGATACCTTGGATCTGTGCGAGCAGCTGGCGAGCCGTTATTTCGCCCCGCACAACAAGAAAAGCGACGCCCACGAGCCCACCTTCGACGGGACGAAGGTCACCATCATCGGTGAAGTCAAGGAGGCACTGGCGGCCTGCGCCGAGGCTGAGCTGATCGGCATGGCCATGGACTACCGCCTCGGTGGCGCGCAGTTGCCGGCAACGGTGGCCCAGGCCGGCTTCGCCTGGCTATTCGCCGCCAACGTCAGCACCGCCGGCTACCCGATGCTGACCATGGCCAACGCGAACCTGCTCGCCAAATTCGGTAGTGAAGAACAGATCACCGCCTTCGTCAAACCCATGATCGCCGGCCGCTTCTTCGGGACGATGTGCCTGTCGGAGACCCAGGCCGGATCATCGCTGGCCGACATCACCACCCGGGCAAACCGGTGCGCCGACGGCACCTTCCGGTTGTTCGGGTCCAAAATGTGGATCTCCGGTGGCGAACACGAACTGACCGAGAACATCGTCCATCTGGTGCTGGCCAAGATCCCCGGCGGTCCGGCCGGGACGAAGGGGATCTCGCTGTTCATCGTGCCGAAGTATCTGGTGAATCCCGATGGCACGCTGGGTGAGCGCAACGATGTCGTGCTGGCCGGGCTCAACCACAAGATGGGCTATCGCGGCATCACCAATACCGTGCTGAACTTCGGGGAGGGCGTCCACCAGCCCGGCGGCGAAGCGGGTGCCGTCGGCTATCTCGTGGGCGACGAACACCGCGGCTTGACCTACATGTTCCACATGATGAACGAAGCCCGCCTGGGTGTGGGAATGGGTGCCATCGCGCTCGGCTACACCGGATATCTGAAGTCGCTGGAGTACGCCCGCAGCCGGCCGCAGGGCCGTCCCGCAACGACGAAAGACCCTGCCGCACCACAGGTTGCGATCATCGAGCACGCGGACGTCAAGCGGATGCTGCTGGCGCAGAAGTCCTATGTCGAGGGGGCGCTCGCGTTGGCGCTGTACTGCGCGCGGCTCGTCGACGTTCAGAACGCCGCTGAATCCGATGCGGAACGCGAGCACGCCACCGCATTGCTGGACATCCTCACCCCGATCGCCAAGAGCTGGCCGTCACAGTGGTGCCTGGCCGCGAACGATCTGGCCATTCAGGTACACGGTGGCTACGGCTACACCCGCGAGTACGACGTGGAACAGCACTACCGGGACAACCGGCTCAACCCGATCCACGAGGGCACCCACGGTATCCAGAGTCTGGACCTGTTGGGCCGCAAGGTGGTGCAGCGCGACGGCGCCAGCCTGGCCGCACTACACGGCGCGATGAGCGAGAGCATCGCGGCCGCGCATCGGGCCGGTGGCGACGTGGCCGATATGGCAGCGCAACTCGACGCGGTGGTCCAGCGGTTGATGGCGGTCACCGCGGGCATGTTCGCCGCCGGTGACATCGATGCGGCGCTGGCCAACAGCGCGATCTACCTGGAGGCCTTCGGCCATGTGGTGATCGCCTGGATCTGGCTGGAGCAGTTGTTGGCCGCCGAGGGACGCACCGGGGACTTCTTTGACGGCAAACGCCAGGCGGCCCGCTACTTCTTCCGCTACGAGCTGCCCAAGACCGGCCCGCAGCTCGACCTGTTGGAAAGCCTGGACCGCACGACCCTGGAGATGCGCCCGGAGTGGTTCTGA
- a CDS encoding DUF2510 domain-containing protein: MAPVAGRDPKKLVIGVLAAIVAIVLGGVVAYYVKSTHELATRNAEAISSARSSAAAAAAEAARKQVADDEKRSERKSAVDRIEQSVRSLAEQQMQDGLFDGPILKVSCDPVGGSTDDLSEQTTIFECFVANEDNGDGTLSGEKYHARMNWETEELTYGYGAPR; this comes from the coding sequence GTGGCGCCGGTCGCTGGGCGCGACCCGAAGAAACTGGTGATCGGCGTGCTTGCGGCTATTGTCGCGATTGTGCTTGGCGGTGTCGTCGCGTATTACGTGAAAAGCACACATGAGCTCGCCACGCGTAATGCGGAGGCCATTTCCTCGGCCCGATCTTCTGCCGCCGCCGCAGCGGCAGAGGCCGCACGGAAACAGGTAGCGGACGATGAGAAACGTTCGGAGCGGAAGTCAGCCGTCGACCGTATTGAGCAAAGCGTCCGGAGCTTGGCTGAGCAACAAATGCAAGACGGTTTGTTCGATGGTCCGATACTGAAGGTCTCGTGCGACCCAGTGGGAGGGTCCACTGACGATCTTTCGGAGCAAACGACAATATTTGAATGCTTTGTCGCGAACGAAGACAACGGCGACGGCACGCTGTCTGGCGAGAAGTATCACGCCAGGATGAATTGGGAAACAGAGGAACTGACTTACGGATACGGAGCGCCTCGCTGA
- a CDS encoding 3-oxoacyl-ACP reductase yields the protein MTDLTQRLAGRVAVVTGAGGGIGLASARRMRAEGAQIVVGDLDQAAGAAVADELDGLFVQVDVSDQDQVDALFDTAAQTFGSVDIAFNNAGISPPDDDLIETTELPAWQRVQDVNLKSVYLCCRAALRHMAPAGRGSIINTASFVAVMGSATSQISYTASKGGVLAMSRELGVQYARQGIRVNALCPGPVNTPLLQELFAADPERAARRLVHVPVGRFAEPEEIAAAVAFLASDDASFITGSTFLVDGGISSAYVTPL from the coding sequence GTGACCGACCTGACCCAACGCCTGGCTGGACGGGTGGCCGTGGTGACCGGCGCCGGTGGCGGAATCGGCTTGGCATCCGCGCGGCGGATGCGCGCCGAGGGCGCCCAGATCGTGGTCGGTGACCTCGACCAGGCGGCGGGCGCAGCGGTCGCCGATGAGCTCGACGGCCTGTTCGTTCAGGTCGACGTCTCCGATCAGGATCAGGTCGATGCGCTGTTCGACACCGCGGCCCAGACGTTCGGCTCGGTGGACATCGCTTTCAACAACGCCGGTATCTCGCCGCCCGACGATGACCTGATCGAAACCACCGAACTTCCTGCTTGGCAACGGGTTCAGGACGTCAACCTGAAGTCGGTGTACCTGTGCTGCCGGGCGGCGCTGCGGCACATGGCGCCCGCCGGCCGGGGATCGATCATCAACACCGCATCGTTCGTGGCGGTGATGGGTTCGGCCACCTCCCAGATCTCCTACACCGCCTCCAAGGGCGGCGTGTTGGCCATGTCGCGTGAGCTCGGGGTGCAGTACGCCCGGCAGGGCATCCGGGTCAACGCGCTGTGCCCCGGCCCGGTGAACACCCCGCTGCTACAAGAGCTGTTCGCTGCCGACCCGGAGCGGGCCGCGCGCCGACTGGTGCATGTACCGGTGGGCCGGTTCGCCGAGCCGGAGGAGATCGCTGCCGCGGTCGCATTCCTGGCCAGCGATGACGCCTCGTTCATCACCGGCTCGACGTTCCTGGTGGACGGCGGGATCAGCTCGGCGTACGTCACGCCGCTGTAG
- a CDS encoding aldehyde dehydrogenase family protein, whose translation MKHELINPATGAVFATVDHVEAAAVDDAVRRAQAAQKRWAKRAPAERAAALRDFAAIVGTHIDELAAIEVTNSGHPVSAAEWEAGHVRDVLQFYAASPERLSGKQIPVAGGLDVTFHEPLGVVGIITPWNFPMPIAAWGFAPALAAGNAVLIKPAEWTPLTTLRLAELAVESGLDGDLFQVLPGRGAEVGERLVTHPDVAKIVFTGSTTTGTRVLQAGAAGVKRVTLELGGKSANIVFADCDLEQAAATAPYGVFDNAGQDCCARSRILVQRSVYDRFMELLEPAVSGVVVGDPTSRDTEMGPLVSRPHWEKVASYVPDDAPVAFRGQAPTGPGFWFPPTVLTPAATDRCVTEEIFGPVVTVLPFDDEADAIAMANNTVYGLSGSIWTNDLSRALRVSRAVEAGNLSVNSHSSVRFTTPFGGFKQSGLGRELGADAPLAFTETKNVFIAVKETQ comes from the coding sequence ATGAAGCACGAACTGATCAACCCGGCCACCGGGGCGGTCTTCGCTACCGTCGACCACGTCGAAGCCGCCGCCGTCGACGACGCGGTGCGCCGGGCGCAGGCCGCCCAGAAGCGGTGGGCAAAACGAGCCCCGGCCGAGCGGGCCGCCGCGCTGCGGGACTTCGCCGCGATCGTCGGCACCCACATCGACGAGCTGGCCGCGATCGAGGTCACCAACTCCGGTCATCCGGTGTCGGCCGCCGAATGGGAAGCCGGGCATGTCCGTGACGTGCTGCAATTCTATGCCGCCAGCCCGGAACGGCTGTCCGGCAAGCAAATACCGGTCGCCGGCGGGCTCGACGTCACTTTCCACGAGCCGCTCGGAGTCGTTGGGATCATTACCCCGTGGAATTTCCCGATGCCGATCGCCGCGTGGGGTTTCGCGCCGGCGCTGGCCGCCGGCAACGCGGTGTTGATCAAGCCGGCCGAATGGACACCGCTGACCACGCTGCGCTTGGCCGAACTGGCCGTGGAGTCGGGCCTCGACGGCGACCTCTTCCAGGTGCTACCCGGCCGCGGCGCGGAGGTGGGGGAGCGCTTGGTCACCCACCCGGACGTGGCCAAGATCGTGTTCACCGGTTCCACCACCACCGGCACCCGGGTGCTGCAGGCCGGGGCGGCCGGGGTTAAGCGGGTCACGCTGGAACTCGGCGGCAAGAGCGCCAACATCGTGTTCGCGGACTGCGACCTGGAGCAGGCGGCGGCGACAGCGCCGTACGGCGTGTTCGACAACGCAGGGCAGGACTGCTGCGCACGTAGCCGGATCCTGGTGCAGCGCAGCGTCTACGACCGCTTTATGGAGTTGCTGGAGCCCGCGGTGTCCGGTGTCGTCGTCGGCGACCCGACGTCCCGCGACACCGAGATGGGCCCACTGGTGTCGCGCCCGCACTGGGAGAAGGTGGCCTCCTACGTGCCCGACGACGCGCCGGTCGCTTTCCGCGGCCAGGCGCCCACCGGCCCCGGCTTCTGGTTCCCGCCCACCGTCCTGACTCCCGCGGCCACCGACCGATGCGTCACCGAGGAGATCTTCGGACCGGTGGTGACGGTGCTGCCGTTCGACGACGAGGCTGATGCCATCGCCATGGCCAACAACACCGTCTACGGGTTGTCGGGCTCGATCTGGACCAACGACCTGTCCCGGGCGCTGCGCGTCTCGCGGGCGGTGGAAGCCGGGAACCTGTCGGTGAATTCGCACTCCTCGGTGCGTTTCACCACTCCGTTCGGAGGTTTCAAACAGTCGGGGCTGGGCCGGGAGCTGGGTGCGGATGCCCCGCTGGCGTTCACCGAGACTAAGAACGTATTCATCGCAGTGAAGGAGACGCAGTGA
- a CDS encoding gamma-glutamyl-gamma-aminobutyrate hydrolase family protein: MNASEPDSPVIGLTTYLDRAKFGVWDARAGLLPAQYIQGITAAGGIAVLLPPQPVTPQVAARVLDGVSALVITGGRDLDPHGYGQTPHGETDRPDTTRDAWEFALLAEAMRRGMPVLGICRGAQVLNVALGGTLHQHLPDVIGNNGHRAGNGVFTPMPVRTVAGTRAAELLGESCQVQCYHHQAIAEVGAKLVVSARDDDGVIEAIELPGEDFVLAVQWHPEESPDDLRLFAAIVAEAGKYAAARVSE, encoded by the coding sequence TTGAACGCTTCTGAGCCCGACTCGCCCGTTATTGGACTGACGACCTATCTGGACCGCGCGAAGTTTGGAGTGTGGGATGCTCGCGCGGGCCTACTGCCTGCCCAGTACATCCAGGGCATCACCGCCGCCGGCGGCATCGCGGTCCTGTTGCCACCGCAGCCGGTGACACCCCAGGTCGCCGCGCGCGTTCTCGACGGTGTCAGCGCGCTGGTGATCACCGGCGGGCGCGACCTCGACCCCCACGGGTACGGCCAGACGCCGCACGGCGAGACCGATCGGCCCGACACTACCCGGGACGCATGGGAATTCGCCCTGTTGGCCGAGGCGATGCGGCGCGGCATGCCGGTGCTGGGGATCTGTCGTGGCGCCCAAGTGCTCAACGTGGCGCTCGGCGGGACGCTGCACCAGCACCTGCCAGACGTCATCGGTAACAACGGCCACCGGGCGGGCAACGGCGTCTTCACCCCAATGCCGGTGCGCACCGTGGCCGGCACCCGGGCGGCCGAGCTTCTCGGCGAGAGCTGCCAGGTGCAGTGCTACCACCATCAGGCGATCGCTGAGGTGGGTGCGAAACTTGTGGTCAGTGCGCGCGATGACGACGGGGTCATCGAGGCGATCGAGCTTCCCGGGGAGGACTTCGTGCTCGCGGTTCAGTGGCATCCCGAGGAATCGCCGGACGATCTGCGGCTGTTCGCCGCGATCGTGGCCGAAGCGGGCAAGTACGCGGCGGCACGGGTGAGCGAATGA
- a CDS encoding glutamine synthetase family protein, with protein MTRPAMLSQTELQQLVDSGEIDTVVVAFADMQGRLVGKRVDGEHFLAEVAGHGVEACSYLLAVDVEMNTVPGYSIADWGTGYGDLVLKPDFATLRRIPWLPGTAHVLADAHWPDGGPVAVAPRQILAAQIARLTERGLVAYAATELEFLVFEDSYRQAWAGGYRGLTPGTDYNADYGLVAGSRLEPLLRDIRLGMTGAGLRCEGVKGECNTGQQEITFRYEEALRTCDNHSVYKSGAKEIADQHGKSLTFMAKFDQREGNSCHVHLSLRSTEGSPVFADPAAPHGMSALFRAFLAGVLATLPELTLCYAPNINSYKRFVGGSFAPTAIAWGLDNRTCALRVLGRGDSMRVECRVPGGDVNPYLAVAALIAAGLHGIDNDLSLPEPVDGDAYRAGLPRLPTTLGGAMELFAESALARKAFGDEVVEHYLHSARVELDAFNTAVTDWERVRGFERF; from the coding sequence ATGACCCGGCCCGCGATGCTCTCCCAGACCGAGCTGCAACAACTGGTCGACTCCGGCGAGATAGACACCGTCGTGGTGGCATTCGCCGACATGCAGGGCCGGCTGGTCGGTAAGCGGGTCGACGGTGAGCACTTTCTTGCCGAGGTCGCCGGACACGGCGTCGAGGCCTGCAGCTATCTGCTGGCCGTCGACGTGGAGATGAACACCGTGCCCGGCTACTCGATAGCCGACTGGGGAACCGGCTACGGCGACCTGGTACTCAAACCGGACTTCGCGACCCTGCGACGCATTCCGTGGCTGCCCGGCACCGCCCATGTGCTGGCCGATGCACACTGGCCGGACGGTGGCCCAGTAGCGGTGGCACCCCGCCAGATTCTGGCCGCCCAAATCGCCCGCCTGACCGAGCGCGGGCTGGTTGCTTACGCCGCAACGGAACTGGAGTTCCTGGTCTTCGAGGACAGCTACCGGCAGGCTTGGGCCGGCGGGTATCGCGGGCTGACGCCGGGCACGGACTACAACGCCGACTACGGTCTGGTCGCCGGCAGCCGGCTGGAGCCGCTGCTGCGCGATATCCGGCTGGGGATGACCGGCGCGGGCCTGCGCTGTGAGGGCGTCAAAGGGGAGTGCAACACCGGCCAGCAGGAGATCACCTTCCGCTACGAGGAGGCGTTGAGGACCTGCGACAACCACAGCGTCTACAAGAGTGGCGCCAAGGAGATCGCCGACCAGCACGGCAAGAGCCTGACGTTCATGGCGAAGTTCGACCAACGTGAAGGCAACAGTTGCCATGTGCACCTGTCGCTGCGCAGCACCGAGGGATCTCCGGTTTTCGCCGATCCGGCGGCCCCGCACGGTATGTCGGCGTTGTTCCGCGCCTTCCTGGCCGGGGTGTTGGCCACGCTGCCCGAGCTGACTCTGTGCTACGCACCGAACATCAACTCCTACAAGCGTTTCGTCGGGGGCAGCTTCGCGCCCACGGCGATTGCGTGGGGTTTGGACAATCGCACCTGTGCGTTGCGGGTTCTCGGCCGCGGCGACTCGATGCGCGTGGAGTGCCGGGTGCCCGGCGGCGATGTGAACCCCTATCTGGCGGTGGCGGCGCTGATCGCGGCGGGGCTTCACGGCATCGACAATGATCTTTCGCTGCCCGAGCCGGTCGACGGTGACGCCTACCGGGCCGGGCTGCCGCGCCTGCCCACGACGCTGGGTGGAGCAATGGAGCTGTTCGCCGAATCAGCGCTCGCGCGCAAGGCATTCGGCGACGAGGTCGTCGAGCATTATCTGCACAGCGCGCGAGTCGAATTGGACGCATTCAACACCGCGGTGACCGACTGGGAGAGGGTCCGGGGTTTTGAACGCTTCTGA
- a CDS encoding AMP-binding protein translates to MLSWGQSIPALLRERAQQWSDRPAFTYIDYEVDPAGYADTLTWWQILRRTEAVAAEIAAIASPGDRIALLAPQGLEYIAGFFGAMEAGCIVVPLPVPAFGSHDERVTAALKDCAPAAVLTTSAVAGEIHGCVSAVGGSAPAIIEVDLIDLDAPVSWQGTGAPPTKTALLQYTSGSTGSPRGVVVSHRNVFANIEQVMADYFGLDGGAPPPDTTLVSWLPFYHDMGLLLGVMGAVLLGRHSVVMSPIAFLQKPSRWIQQLAINPCAFTAGPNFAFELAARRTTDEDMAGLDLSSVHTILSGSERIHAATIRRFNDRFARCNLPANALAPSYGLAEAMVYVASAPRENRPVTVRLDYENLVGGNAQAGPGGAELVSIGAPRACTVRIVDPETHTECPNGRVGEIWVHGPNVASGYWHNADATERTFGGHLESPSAGTPVGPWLRTGDLGVIYEGEMLVVGRIKDLLIVDGRNHYPDDIEATVQELTGGRVAAVPVSGEGGEQLVVIAELKNRGNTVEEQLARMAALKKDVAASVSRSHGVRVADLVLVAPGSLPITTSGKIRRSTCADCYRSAQFRRLEPVD, encoded by the coding sequence ATGCTGTCGTGGGGGCAATCAATACCAGCGTTGCTACGTGAACGAGCTCAGCAGTGGTCTGATCGGCCGGCGTTCACCTACATCGATTACGAGGTGGATCCGGCCGGGTACGCCGACACCCTGACCTGGTGGCAGATTCTGCGCCGCACCGAGGCCGTCGCAGCGGAGATCGCCGCAATCGCGTCACCCGGCGATCGGATTGCGTTGCTCGCGCCGCAAGGCCTTGAATACATCGCCGGGTTCTTCGGCGCGATGGAAGCTGGTTGCATTGTGGTGCCGCTGCCGGTACCGGCCTTCGGCAGCCACGACGAGCGAGTCACTGCGGCACTCAAGGACTGTGCACCGGCCGCGGTGCTCACCACATCGGCAGTTGCCGGCGAGATCCACGGGTGCGTCAGCGCGGTCGGCGGCAGTGCGCCCGCGATAATCGAGGTGGATCTGATCGATCTCGACGCCCCCGTGTCCTGGCAGGGAACCGGGGCACCGCCGACCAAAACGGCGCTGCTGCAATACACGTCCGGGTCGACCGGCTCGCCGAGAGGCGTCGTGGTCTCGCACCGCAATGTGTTCGCCAACATCGAGCAGGTGATGGCGGACTACTTCGGTCTGGACGGGGGAGCGCCGCCGCCGGACACCACGCTGGTGTCCTGGCTGCCCTTCTACCACGACATGGGCCTGCTGTTGGGTGTGATGGGAGCCGTCTTGCTAGGCCGCCACTCGGTGGTGATGAGCCCGATCGCGTTCCTGCAGAAGCCGTCTCGATGGATCCAGCAGCTCGCCATCAACCCCTGCGCGTTCACGGCCGGGCCGAACTTCGCGTTCGAACTGGCCGCGCGCCGGACCACCGACGAGGACATGGCCGGCCTCGATTTGAGCAGCGTGCACACCATCTTGAGCGGCAGTGAACGCATCCACGCAGCGACGATCCGCCGTTTCAACGACCGCTTCGCCCGATGCAACCTCCCCGCCAACGCGCTGGCACCGTCGTACGGGCTGGCCGAGGCAATGGTCTACGTCGCCTCGGCGCCGCGCGAGAACCGTCCGGTAACCGTTCGGCTCGACTACGAGAACCTGGTCGGCGGCAACGCACAAGCTGGTCCGGGCGGGGCGGAGCTGGTCAGCATCGGCGCCCCGCGGGCGTGCACGGTACGCATCGTCGACCCCGAGACCCACACCGAGTGCCCGAACGGTCGCGTCGGTGAGATCTGGGTGCACGGGCCCAACGTCGCCAGCGGCTACTGGCACAACGCGGACGCCACCGAGCGCACCTTCGGCGGCCACCTCGAGTCTCCGTCCGCCGGCACACCGGTGGGGCCGTGGCTGCGCACCGGAGACCTCGGCGTCATCTACGAGGGCGAGATGCTGGTGGTCGGGCGCATCAAAGACCTGTTGATCGTCGACGGCCGAAATCACTACCCCGACGACATCGAGGCCACCGTGCAGGAGCTCACCGGCGGCCGCGTCGCCGCGGTGCCGGTCAGCGGTGAGGGTGGTGAGCAGCTGGTGGTCATCGCCGAGCTCAAGAACCGGGGCAACACCGTCGAGGAACAATTGGCACGGATGGCAGCCCTGAAAAAAGATGTGGCGGCATCGGTTTCCCGATCCCACGGGGTCCGGGTCGCCGACCTCGTGCTGGTTGCTCCCGGATCGCTGCCGATCACCACCAGCGGAAAGATCCGCCGTTCCACATGCGCCGACTGCTATCGTTCGGCGCAATTTCGTCGGCTGGAGCCCGTCGACTGA
- a CDS encoding alpha/beta fold hydrolase, protein MPGTMMTIDGFPIPVDVTGPQNGPVVVVLAAAQHPLTAYDAVCQRLHTASLRTIVIGADPRLTPKSVIGILDSLGVQCGVLVGDRTGADNAWELAATRPDRFTGLVALDRGHPRAPDLSGAIRDERCPPVEINTTVLVSSRATASVANASQRFVYGEHRLVMLPGRRSASEFTAQFAMEIVLRASTW, encoded by the coding sequence ATGCCGGGCACGATGATGACCATCGACGGATTCCCGATCCCAGTCGATGTGACCGGCCCGCAAAACGGGCCGGTCGTGGTCGTGCTCGCCGCGGCGCAGCACCCGCTCACCGCTTATGACGCGGTCTGCCAGCGATTGCACACCGCCTCATTGCGCACCATCGTGATCGGCGCAGATCCGCGTCTGACACCCAAGTCGGTGATCGGCATCCTCGATTCGCTGGGCGTGCAGTGCGGCGTGCTGGTGGGCGATCGGACCGGCGCCGACAACGCCTGGGAACTGGCGGCCACGCGCCCGGACCGCTTCACCGGGCTGGTGGCGCTGGACCGCGGACATCCGCGCGCGCCTGATCTGAGCGGTGCGATCCGCGACGAGCGCTGCCCTCCGGTGGAGATCAACACCACCGTGCTGGTCAGTTCCCGAGCCACGGCGTCGGTGGCCAACGCCAGCCAACGGTTCGTCTACGGCGAACACCGATTGGTGATGCTGCCCGGGCGGCGCAGTGCGAGTGAGTTCACCGCACAGTTCGCCATGGAGATCGTGTTGCGCGCCAGTACCTGGTAA